From the Microplitis mediator isolate UGA2020A chromosome 6, iyMicMedi2.1, whole genome shotgun sequence genome, one window contains:
- the LOC130670018 gene encoding cyclin-T-like yields MAQKWYFNKEELKNSPSSKDGISAEKELDHKQQAAYLITDLGKRLKLSEVCVHTAIVYMHRFFIHHSLAKFHRYEIATAAIFLAAKVEEEPQKSQAVISALHVCLNKYEVHQLDTTFAENQEKVKALTSNEQLLLGTLGFKMGVSHPHHYIKKFCGEIKACKELCKIFLQMANYTLQMTSMCVKYKPAVVASFCIYFTIQSSQWKIPQVIDGNLWFWLLDTKVTFDLLIKMDREFKAVLDKMSPRIKNRVMGLFKNPSVKVTAVNRIATTPSSSDPEIVSGNPEVEKPRTRRKISYHEYRDRLMKKKSESDGSSTSSPLDVEVQDNSIGSTCQLVPSTEADLDHSRKRQNNYDIGSILCSAKRRKLL; encoded by the coding sequence atgGCTCAAAAGTGGTATTTCAACAAAGAAGAGTTGAAGAACTCTCCTAGTTCCAAGGATGGCATCAGCGCGGAGAAGGAGCTAGATCACAAACAACAAGCCGCTTACCTTATAACTGATTTGGGCAAGCGGCTAAAGTTGTCAGAAGTCTGTGTGCACACTGCCATTGTGTACATGCACAGGTTCTTTATTCACCATTCATTAGCCAAGTTTCACCGGTATGAAATTGCCACGGCAGCGATTTTTCTGGCGGCAAAGGTGGAAGAAGAGCCACAAAAATCGCAGGCGGTCATCAGCGCTCTTCATGTCTGCCTCAACAAATACGAAGTTCACCAACTGGACACTACTTTTGCCGAGAACCAGGAGAAGGTCAAGGCACTAACTTCAAATGAGCAACTTCTTCTGGGAACACTTGGATTCAAGATGGGGGTTAGTCACCCTCATCATTACATCAAGAAATTCTGTGGGGAAATAAAAGCTTGCAAGGAATTATGCAAGATTTTCCTGCAGATGGCTAATTACACTTTACAGATGACGTCAATGTGCGTGAAATATAAACCGGCAGTTGTGGCGTCATTCTGTATTTATTTCACCATCCAATCATCGCAGTGGAAGATTCCCCAAGTCATAGACGGGAATCTTTGGTTTTGGCTCCTCGACACCAAAGTGACCTTCGATTTACTGATTAAGATGGACAGGGAGTTCAAAGCGGTTTTAGATAAAATGTCACCCAGGATAAAAAACCGGGTGAtgggattatttaaaaatccatcGGTCAAAGTGACTGCAGTGAATCGGATAGCGACGACCCCCAGTTCATCGGATCCAGAAATTGTTTCCGGTAACCCTGAAGTCGAGAAGCCAAGAACTCGACGAAAAATCAGCTATCACGAGTATCGTGATAgactgatgaagaaaaaatctgAATCAGATGGATCATCGACTTCTTCACCTCTTGATGTAGAAGTTCAGGATAATTCCATTGGAAGTACCTGCCAGCTTGTACCCTCAACTGAAGCGGATCTGGACCACAGCCGTAAGCGTCAAAATAATTACGACATAGGCAGTATTTTGTGTTCTGCTAAGAGACGTAAGCTTTTGtag
- the LOC130670019 gene encoding cyclin-T-like, whose amino-acid sequence MAQKWYFNKEELKNSPSSKDGISAEKELDHKQQAAYLITDLGKRLKLSEVCVHTAIVYMHRFFIHHSLAKFRRYEIATAAIFLAAKVEEEPQKSQAVISALHVCLNKYEVHQLDTTFAENQEKVKALTSNEQLLLGTLGFKMGVSHPHHYIKKFCGEIKACKELCKIFLQMANYTLQMTSMCVKYKPAVVASFCIYFTIQSSQWKIPQVIDGNLWFWLLDTKVTFDLLIKMDREFKAVLDKMSPRIKNRVMGLFKNPSVKVTAVNRIATTPSSSDPEIVSGNPEVEKPRTRRKISYHEYRDRLMKKKSESDGSSTSSPPDVEVQDNSIGSTCQLVPSTEVDLDHSCKRQNNYDIGSILCSAKRRKLL is encoded by the coding sequence atgGCTCAAAAGTGGTATTTCAACAAAGAAGAGTTGAAGAACTCTCCTAGTTCCAAGGATGGCATCAGCGCGGAGAAGGAGCTAGATCACAAACAACAAGCCGCTTACCTTATAACTGATTTGGGCAAGCGGCTAAAGTTGTCAGAAGTCTGTGTGCACACTGCTATTGTGTACATGCACAGATTCTTTATTCACCATTCATTAGCCAAGTTTCGACGGTATGAAATTGCCACGGCAGCGATTTTTCTGGCGGCAAAGGTGGAAGAAGAGCCACAAAAATCGCAGGCGGTCATCAGCGCTCTTCATGTCTGCCTCAACAAATACGAAGTTCACCAACTGGACACTACTTTTGCCGAGAACCAGGAGAAGGTCAAGGCACTAACTTCAAATGAGCAACTTCTTCTGGGAACACTTGGATTCAAGATGGGGGTTAGTCACCCTCATCATTACATCAAGAAATTCTGTGGGGAAATAAAAGCTTGCAAGGAATTATGCAAGATTTTCCTGCAGATGGCTAATTACACTTTACAGATGACGTCAATGTGCGTGAAATATAAACCGGCAGTTGTGGCGTCATTCTGTATTTATTTCACCATCCAATCATCGCAGTGGAAGATTCCCCAAGTCATAGACGGGAATCTTTGGTTTTGGCTCCTCGACACCAAAGTGACCTTCGATTTACTGATTAAGATGGACAGGGAGTTCAAAGCGGTTTTAGATAAAATGTCACCCAGGATAAAAAACCGGGTGAtgggattatttaaaaatccatcGGTCAAAGTGACTGCAGTGAATCGGATAGCGACGACCCCCAGTTCATCGGATCCAGAAATTGTTTCCGGTAACCCTGAAGTCGAGAAGCCAAGGACTCGACGAAAAATCAGCTATCACGAGTATCGTGATAgactgatgaagaaaaaatctgAATCAGATGGATCATCGACTTCTTCACCTCCTGATGTAGAAGTTCAGGATAATTCCATTGGAAGTACCTGCCAGCTTGTACCCTCAACTGAAGTGGATCTGGACCACAGCTGTAAGCGTCAAAATAATTACGACATAGGCAGTATTTTGTGTTCTGCTAAGAGACGTAAGCTTTTGtag